In Cucurbita pepo subsp. pepo cultivar mu-cu-16 chromosome LG10, ASM280686v2, whole genome shotgun sequence, the DNA window TCTTTACATGCTTTTCATTTGTAGACTCCTGGCTCAGCACCAATTAATGCAGAATATGAAGGAAAGTCCCCGGATGGAAAAGAAAGGGCCTCAAAAAAATCCAAGGGCACGTCAGGAAATACTGGTTCAGGTGGTGGTAGGACCGGGGATAGTGGAAAGGTGGCTTCAAGTTCTGGAAATGATGGTGCTTCTCAAAGGTATTTTAATTTGAGGCTTGGTACAAGTATTCTTCTTTAAATTCAACCTGATCTGATTAAAAATTTCTGGTATTTGCAGTGCTGATAGTGGTACTGAGGGGTCATCAGAAGGCAGTGACGAGAACGCTAACCAACATGTATGTGCCTTTTTCTTCAAGATCTTTCATTCATCTGAACTGGTTCAATTATTACGATAGACTTGTACTAGTGAGATTATTCCCGTGTCTTTTTAGGAATTGTCTGCAAATAAGAAGGGAAGCTTCAACCAGATGCTGGCTGATGGTGTGACTTTTAACTTTAATTGAAGTTATACTGCTCATATATGCTGCTATCAATGTTGTAATTGAACTGCTATTTTCAGGAGCCAATGCACAAAACAACACGGGTGGACCAAATGCCAAATCTTCAGTAACTGGGAAACCCATCACCTCCATTCCTGGAACTAATCTGAACATGGGAATGGATTTGTGGAATAACACCACGGGTGCTTCAGGGGCTGGAAAAGTGAGAGCGAATGCCGTCTCCTCAGCCATTGGTCCAACACCGATGGTTGGTCGTGATGGTGTGATGCCTGAGCAATGGGTTCAAGTATGAGCTACCCCCTTGAAATAATCTCCCGACTTCACTTCATAGATTGGTATTCTTTTCGAGTCAAACTATAGGGGCaatggattatttatttattttgttgaattttgtcTAATATGTCAATAAACGTACCCACCCATGACagtttatttctcatttcatACATGAATTTTGCCAGTATTTCACTCCTGGATACTTCTAAACGCTGTAAATTTCGTtgaaatcttcaattttttgtgTATTTGTTGATTGGTAGGACGAACGTGAGTTGAAAAGGCAGAAAAGGAAGCAATCTAACCGAGAGTCTGCCAGGAGGTCAAGATTACGCAAGCAGGTATGTATTCTCACCTGTGTTAACTTCAGCTGCCAATTTTGATACCCATATTGTGTGGTATATATATCGA includes these proteins:
- the LOC111803690 gene encoding G-box-binding factor 1-like, with product MGTGEEGTPSKTSKPLSSSQDIAPAPSYPDWSSSMQAYYGAGATPPPYFASTVASPTPHPYIWGGQHPLMPPYGTPVPYPAIYPPGGVYAHPNITVTPGSAPINAEYEGKSPDGKERASKKSKGTSGNTGSGGGRTGDSGKVASSSGNDGASQSADSGTEGSSEGSDENANQHELSANKKGSFNQMLADGANAQNNTGGPNAKSSVTGKPITSIPGTNLNMGMDLWNNTTGASGAGKVRANAVSSAIGPTPMVGRDGVMPEQWVQDERELKRQKRKQSNRESARRSRLRKQAECEELQARVQTLNNENRTLRDELQRLSEECEKLTSENSSIKEELTRFCGPEALANFEKGIAAPVAQSRDDEGKD